A section of the Alkalihalobacillus sp. LMS39 genome encodes:
- a CDS encoding cell wall hydrolase, translated as MAVIKTTESDVRLLARLMRAEAEGEGDLGMLMAGNVMVNRVRSACLDFVHIDNVERMVWQSPGGFEATQKGYFYQGAREREMNLARKLIRGERHHPAEFSLWFFRPTGSCPAQWWGQWNTGRYKLHCFYSPTSQDCPQVYSVF; from the coding sequence TTGGCAGTCATAAAGACAACAGAAAGTGATGTGAGGTTATTAGCTAGATTGATGAGAGCGGAAGCAGAAGGTGAAGGAGACCTCGGTATGCTTATGGCAGGAAATGTAATGGTTAATCGAGTACGTTCTGCTTGTTTAGATTTTGTTCATATTGACAATGTTGAACGCATGGTTTGGCAGTCACCTGGTGGATTTGAAGCGACACAAAAAGGGTATTTCTATCAAGGAGCGAGAGAGCGAGAAATGAATTTAGCGAGAAAGCTCATCCGTGGGGAACGACATCACCCTGCTGAGTTTTCACTATGGTTCTTCCGACCGACGGGTTCTTGTCCGGCACAATGGTGGGGACAATGGAACACAGGTCGATATAAGCTACATTGCTTTTACAGTCCAACGTCACAAGATTGTCCACAAGTGTATTCGGTCTTTTAA
- the hemQ gene encoding hydrogen peroxide-dependent heme synthase, with amino-acid sequence MSEAAVTLDGWYCLHDFRTINWPAWKTLPTEERQQIVNEFLQTIEKWSTAEANGEGSHAIYSIVGQKADFMMMLLRPSIEELNAIENAFNKTRFAEFTIPAFSYVSVVELSNYLAGKDGGDPLENPEVRARLFPTLPKAKHICFYPMDKRRSGNDNWYMLPLDERRTLMRSHGMIGRQYAGKVKQIITGSVGFDDWEWGVTLFADDVLQFKKLVYEMRFDEVSARYGEFGTFYVGNILKEETIPSFFHI; translated from the coding sequence ATGAGTGAAGCTGCGGTTACTTTAGATGGTTGGTATTGTCTTCATGATTTTCGTACGATCAACTGGCCTGCTTGGAAAACTTTGCCGACTGAAGAGCGCCAACAAATCGTAAATGAGTTTCTTCAAACGATAGAAAAATGGTCAACAGCGGAAGCAAATGGCGAAGGAAGCCATGCAATTTATTCGATTGTTGGACAAAAAGCTGACTTTATGATGATGTTACTTCGTCCTTCAATTGAAGAATTAAACGCCATTGAAAATGCGTTTAATAAAACTCGCTTTGCCGAATTTACAATCCCTGCTTTTTCATATGTATCTGTTGTTGAGCTAAGCAATTATCTTGCTGGTAAAGACGGTGGTGACCCGTTAGAAAATCCTGAGGTCCGAGCACGTTTATTCCCTACATTACCAAAAGCAAAGCATATATGCTTTTATCCGATGGACAAGCGTCGTTCTGGCAATGACAATTGGTACATGTTACCGCTTGATGAGCGCCGTACTTTAATGCGTAGCCATGGTATGATTGGTCGCCAATATGCAGGTAAAGTAAAACAAATCATTACAGGGTCTGTAGGTTTTGATGATTGGGAATGGGGCGTTACATTATTTGCTGATGATGTTCTTCAATTTAAAAAACTTGTGTATGAAATGAGATTTGATGAAGTTTCTGCCCGTTACGGCGAATTTGGCACATTTTACGTTGGAAACATCCTCAAAGAAGAAACGATTCCTAGTTTTTTTCATATATAA
- a CDS encoding FAD-dependent oxidoreductase, with protein sequence MNYPHLFTPITINSLTLKNRVIMGSMHVGLEGEEDGMNKLIAFYERRAKADVGLIVTGGAAVCPEGSGGRNFMSIYNDEDITHWKPLTQAVHQQGGRIALQLFHAGRYAYKAMTGLDPVAPSAIQSPINPDVPVAMSEKQIVDTIEAFGLGAKRAKEAGFDAVEIMGSEGYLINQFLSPATNKREDDWGGSFQKRNTFALEIIKAVRAQVGANYPVIFRMSGLDLVDNSTTEEETVAFAKLCEKAGVDLLNIGIGWHESRVPTISMKVPRMKFVPIAQMIHQAVSIPVVASNRINNPDDAETIIKENKADLISMARPFLADPDILIKAKEGHTNEINTCIACNQACLDHVFEGKSATCLVNPEAGRELTLSIETATTKKHIVVIGAGPAGLEASRVAAMRGHHVTLIDEKAYIGGQLNFAKSVPGKTEFNETLRYYDVQLAKYGVTRLLNTTATVDTPVVKEADEVILATGIIPRTPEIQGIEQDYVLSYRDVFTGAVPEGKDIVIIGGGGIACDLASFLLDKKDYSITLLQRGKSFARGIGKTTRWATLLSLKKNGVQMIGGIEYEKLENKTLTIKKDAEPVHIKADTFITASGQLTNEVLFKELQHKGIPVHLIGGANQAFGLDAKRAIYEGTKIGRSV encoded by the coding sequence TTGAACTATCCGCATTTATTTACACCGATAACGATTAATTCATTAACGTTAAAAAACCGAGTTATCATGGGTTCAATGCACGTAGGTTTAGAAGGTGAAGAAGATGGTATGAACAAACTTATCGCCTTTTATGAAAGACGAGCAAAAGCAGACGTCGGATTGATTGTTACAGGCGGAGCAGCAGTTTGTCCAGAAGGGAGTGGCGGCCGTAACTTTATGTCCATCTACAATGATGAAGATATTACACATTGGAAACCTCTAACTCAAGCGGTTCATCAACAAGGCGGCCGTATAGCTCTTCAGCTTTTCCATGCAGGGCGTTACGCTTATAAAGCAATGACAGGTCTTGATCCTGTTGCCCCTTCTGCCATTCAATCACCGATTAATCCTGATGTTCCTGTTGCGATGTCTGAAAAACAAATTGTCGATACTATCGAAGCTTTTGGGTTAGGTGCAAAGCGAGCAAAAGAAGCTGGGTTTGACGCTGTTGAAATTATGGGATCTGAAGGGTATTTAATTAATCAATTTCTATCCCCTGCCACAAACAAACGAGAAGATGATTGGGGAGGATCGTTTCAGAAGCGAAATACATTTGCTCTTGAAATAATTAAAGCTGTCCGTGCACAAGTTGGAGCTAATTATCCGGTTATTTTCAGAATGTCAGGCCTTGATTTAGTCGATAACAGCACAACGGAAGAAGAAACAGTGGCCTTTGCTAAGCTTTGTGAAAAAGCTGGTGTCGATTTATTAAATATCGGAATCGGTTGGCACGAATCACGTGTTCCTACCATCTCGATGAAAGTGCCACGCATGAAGTTTGTTCCTATTGCACAAATGATTCATCAAGCGGTCTCTATCCCTGTTGTAGCAAGCAACCGCATTAATAATCCTGATGATGCCGAAACGATCATTAAAGAAAACAAAGCTGATCTTATCTCAATGGCAAGACCATTTTTAGCAGACCCAGATATTCTCATCAAAGCAAAAGAAGGTCATACAAACGAAATTAATACATGTATCGCCTGTAACCAAGCTTGTTTAGATCATGTGTTTGAAGGAAAGTCTGCGACATGTTTAGTGAATCCCGAAGCAGGAAGAGAACTCACTCTCTCAATTGAAACAGCTACAACGAAAAAACATATCGTTGTGATCGGTGCTGGACCAGCCGGACTTGAAGCCAGTCGTGTTGCCGCCATGCGTGGACATCATGTTACGCTCATTGATGAAAAGGCTTACATTGGTGGGCAGTTAAACTTTGCAAAGTCTGTCCCTGGTAAGACTGAATTTAATGAAACATTACGGTATTATGATGTGCAACTTGCTAAATACGGTGTTACTCGTTTGTTAAATACAACCGCTACGGTGGACACCCCTGTTGTTAAAGAAGCAGATGAAGTGATTTTAGCAACTGGCATTATTCCGAGAACACCAGAAATACAAGGAATTGAGCAAGATTATGTGTTAAGTTATCGCGATGTATTTACAGGTGCCGTACCAGAAGGGAAAGACATTGTCATTATTGGCGGAGGTGGCATTGCCTGTGATTTAGCCTCATTCTTACTAGATAAAAAAGACTACTCCATTACATTATTGCAACGAGGTAAATCTTTTGCACGTGGAATTGGGAAAACGACACGCTGGGCCACTTTACTTAGCTTAAAAAAGAACGGTGTCCAAATGATTGGCGGCATCGAATATGAAAAGTTAGAGAATAAAACGCTCACGATAAAAAAAGATGCTGAGCCTGTTCACATTAAAGCAGACACCTTTATTACAGCAAGTGGGCAACTAACAAATGAAGTATTGTTTAAAGAGCTTCAACATAAAGGAATTCCCGTTCATCTTATTGGTGGAGCGAATCAAGCATTCGGACTTGATGCCAAACGCGCGATTTACGAAGGAACAAAAATTGGACGTTCTGTCTAA
- a CDS encoding enoyl-CoA hydratase-related protein: protein MSVTTYTVNESIATITMNRPEVKNAIDEEMHRELYDAFTKANEDDAVRVIVLTGLPGSFSSGADLKSIPVDNLSSMDYGDYLHRTYNRLLRFMDTIQKPIVAYINGVAAGAGLSIALACDYRIATTESKFALSFLKIGLVPDAGASYYLPRLIGLGRAMEFALGEVITAEEAYRIGLVTKLSDDANDFVARLSKYPTLAFGLMKENMKKGLEQPLSEVLELEVTAQRQAGQTKEHHMAVQAFLQKRK from the coding sequence ATGTCTGTAACGACTTATACTGTAAACGAATCGATTGCTACAATTACAATGAACCGCCCTGAAGTAAAAAATGCCATTGATGAAGAAATGCACCGCGAGCTTTATGACGCATTTACAAAAGCCAATGAAGATGACGCTGTGCGAGTTATCGTGTTAACAGGATTACCTGGATCATTTAGTTCTGGAGCTGATTTAAAGAGTATCCCTGTCGACAATTTATCTTCGATGGATTATGGAGACTATTTGCATCGTACGTATAATCGACTACTTCGTTTTATGGACACGATTCAAAAACCAATTGTCGCTTACATTAATGGCGTTGCCGCTGGGGCTGGCTTAAGTATTGCTTTAGCTTGTGATTACCGTATCGCCACTACAGAATCTAAATTTGCGTTAAGCTTCTTAAAGATTGGTCTTGTTCCTGATGCGGGGGCTTCATATTACCTTCCTCGCTTAATCGGCTTAGGAAGAGCAATGGAATTTGCATTAGGAGAGGTCATTACAGCTGAAGAAGCGTACCGGATAGGATTAGTGACCAAATTAAGTGATGACGCCAATGACTTCGTCGCTCGTTTATCAAAATATCCTACGTTAGCTTTTGGACTCATGAAAGAAAACATGAAAAAAGGCTTAGAACAACCATTATCAGAAGTATTAGAATTAGAAGTAACAGCTCAACGACAAGCCGGCCAAACAAAAGAACATCATATGGCCGTTCAAGCTTTTTTACAAAAACGAAAATAA
- a CDS encoding DUF423 domain-containing protein, translating to MKLFIVLGAALAALAVGLGAFGAHGLEQRLSERFMKIYQTGVQYHMYHAIGILIVGLLISRFPDVGLFHVAGWFLFSGIILFSGSLYIMSVTGITKLGMITPLGGLAFIIGWVLVIISVLRG from the coding sequence ATGAAACTATTTATCGTATTAGGAGCAGCTTTGGCTGCCTTAGCTGTTGGACTTGGGGCATTTGGTGCACATGGATTAGAGCAACGATTATCTGAACGATTTATGAAAATATACCAAACCGGTGTTCAATATCACATGTACCATGCCATTGGGATCCTTATTGTAGGGCTATTAATCAGTCGCTTTCCTGATGTAGGATTATTTCATGTTGCAGGTTGGTTTTTATTTTCTGGGATAATTTTGTTTTCTGGTAGCTTATATATCATGAGTGTGACTGGGATAACAAAATTAGGAATGATAACACCGCTTGGCGGATTGGCGTTTATTATAGGCTGGGTATTAGTTATCATTAGCGTATTACGAGGCTAA
- the gerQ gene encoding spore coat protein GerQ: MYQQPQFQQPEQQHQQHQQQPTAGQQPHQLPYPQQLQPPAQQQPPMFYAPQPQFQLPPMQQFPQIPGMLPMEQSYIENILRLNRGKQVTVYMTFENNVQWNAQIFTGIIEEAGRDHIILQDPESEVHYLLLMVYLDYIVFQEHPEYDYPFGAAVTGQIATYSPR, from the coding sequence ATGTATCAACAACCACAATTTCAACAACCTGAACAACAGCATCAACAACATCAACAACAACCGACAGCTGGGCAGCAGCCACATCAACTACCTTATCCACAGCAATTACAACCACCAGCACAGCAACAACCACCGATGTTCTATGCGCCACAGCCACAATTTCAGTTGCCGCCAATGCAGCAGTTTCCGCAAATTCCAGGAATGTTGCCAATGGAACAATCGTACATCGAAAACATTCTTCGCTTAAACCGAGGTAAGCAAGTCACAGTTTATATGACATTTGAAAACAATGTTCAATGGAATGCGCAAATCTTCACAGGTATCATTGAAGAAGCAGGGCGCGACCATATTATTTTGCAAGATCCTGAATCTGAAGTTCATTATTTACTTCTTATGGTTTACTTAGATTATATTGTGTTTCAAGAGCATCCTGAATATGATTATCCATTTGGTGCTGCTGTTACTGGTCAAATTGCAACTTATTCACCTCGATAA
- a CDS encoding ATP-binding protein produces the protein MDKQTAIIHSRNKLMIKLLFTCFVISLVINAFIDPAIIKIIAPIGIGLFGVLLYLSTSMKYVTQTMYSVIVVIYVYFIFLIVYEPLLINFIFLWFALISSSIYHKAGPIIVSGILTIGSISYFFFRYKSIMFPTLAQIDVVYFLLFTVLVMLFFIVSSRNTEKLRIQAEKQEEQATNMLWQTKEYLESLFDHMTDCVVIHDVSGQIIMVNHSFSELYGWREEEIMNKQIPIVTGENQKILYEMWENVCAGIEEKEVEIVCICKDGSLVDVVLSVTPIRDKTGIVVALATLTRDITEKNKTDELIRRSDKLSVVSQLAAGVAHEIRNPLTVISGFLQVMNKQKREETSHIQIMLSEIERINVIISEFLLLAKPQVEKMEKVNLQTIIEEVLTLLNTSAIMKNVLITSSYEINAPIIQGEKNQIKQVLINILKNAMEAMESGGRVQVILTKPQNGEVSIRVIDNGIGIEESKFKKLGEPFFTTKEQGTGLGLMISHKIIEFHKGSITFNSKVGKGTTVDVRLPLVVE, from the coding sequence ATGGATAAACAAACGGCCATCATCCATAGCCGAAACAAGTTAATGATTAAACTGTTGTTTACATGTTTTGTCATTAGTTTAGTCATTAATGCTTTCATCGATCCAGCAATCATTAAGATTATTGCCCCAATTGGGATTGGGTTGTTTGGTGTGCTTCTTTATTTATCAACATCTATGAAATACGTTACCCAAACGATGTATAGTGTGATAGTTGTTATCTATGTTTATTTTATCTTTTTAATCGTATACGAACCGTTACTAATTAACTTCATATTTCTCTGGTTTGCTCTTATTTCTAGTTCAATTTATCATAAAGCAGGTCCGATTATTGTGTCCGGAATATTGACGATCGGTTCAATTTCATATTTTTTCTTTCGATATAAGTCCATTATGTTTCCAACACTCGCTCAAATTGATGTTGTTTATTTTTTATTGTTTACCGTCCTTGTTATGCTTTTTTTTATTGTTTCTAGTCGGAATACAGAAAAGCTAAGAATTCAAGCAGAAAAACAAGAAGAGCAAGCCACCAATATGTTATGGCAAACAAAAGAGTATTTGGAATCGCTATTTGACCATATGACAGATTGTGTTGTCATCCATGATGTAAGTGGACAAATCATTATGGTCAATCATTCCTTTTCAGAACTTTATGGGTGGCGAGAGGAAGAAATTATGAATAAGCAAATTCCGATTGTAACAGGTGAAAACCAAAAAATTTTATATGAGATGTGGGAAAATGTCTGTGCAGGTATCGAGGAAAAAGAAGTTGAAATCGTTTGCATATGTAAAGATGGCTCATTAGTAGACGTGGTTCTTTCAGTAACACCCATCCGAGATAAAACAGGGATTGTTGTCGCATTGGCAACGTTAACTCGTGATATTACAGAAAAAAACAAAACAGATGAATTAATCCGTCGTTCTGATAAATTATCGGTTGTCAGTCAACTTGCGGCAGGCGTAGCACATGAAATTCGAAATCCTTTAACAGTTATTTCGGGCTTTTTACAAGTAATGAACAAACAAAAGCGAGAGGAAACAAGCCATATTCAAATTATGCTGTCAGAAATAGAGCGCATCAATGTAATTATTAGTGAATTTTTACTTCTGGCTAAACCGCAAGTAGAAAAGATGGAAAAAGTAAACTTACAAACGATTATTGAAGAAGTACTGACATTATTAAATACGTCCGCTATTATGAAAAATGTCCTTATCACGTCTTCATATGAAATAAATGCCCCGATAATACAAGGGGAGAAAAATCAAATTAAGCAGGTTTTAATAAATATATTAAAAAACGCAATGGAAGCGATGGAGTCTGGTGGGAGAGTTCAGGTTATTCTGACAAAACCACAAAATGGAGAAGTTTCGATTCGGGTGATAGATAATGGAATCGGAATTGAAGAGTCGAAATTCAAAAAGCTAGGAGAACCTTTTTTTACAACAAAAGAGCAAGGAACGGGATTAGGTCTTATGATTAGTCATAAAATAATCGAGTTTCATAAAGGGAGTATCACGTTTAATAGTAAAGTCGGAAAAGGGACAACAGTTGATGTGAGACTACCTCTAGTTGTAGAATAA
- the pta gene encoding phosphate acetyltransferase — protein MSDLFSQIKDKVKRHFPTVVFPEGLDERIIEAAAQLSQDEVLQPVLIGNETAILEKASQIGVSFKQVQIIDPTTYSQFEELVKAFIERRKGKETEESAKEKLVDPNYFGTMLVYLDKADGLVSGAAHSTGDTVRPALQIIKTKEGIKKTSGVFIMVKEDKKFVFADCAINISPTSEELAEIAVATAETAKVFDIDPKVAMLSFSTKGSASSIETKKVSEATKLAQEARPDLVIDGEFQFDAAFVPAVAQKKAPDSPLKGEANVFIFPSLESGNLGYKIAQRLGGYEAIGPILQGLNRPVNDLSRGCNVKDVYKLALITAMQSINQKVIG, from the coding sequence GTGAGTGATCTCTTTAGTCAAATAAAGGATAAGGTAAAACGTCATTTTCCAACTGTAGTGTTTCCTGAAGGATTAGATGAACGTATTATTGAAGCTGCTGCACAGCTTTCCCAAGATGAAGTATTACAACCCGTCTTGATAGGTAATGAAACGGCTATCCTTGAAAAAGCATCACAGATCGGAGTTTCGTTTAAACAAGTTCAAATCATAGATCCGACAACCTATTCTCAATTTGAAGAATTGGTAAAGGCTTTTATAGAAAGAAGAAAAGGTAAAGAAACCGAAGAGTCGGCGAAAGAAAAATTAGTGGACCCGAATTATTTTGGTACGATGCTTGTTTATTTAGATAAAGCAGATGGTTTAGTTAGTGGAGCGGCTCATTCAACTGGGGATACCGTCCGACCTGCCCTTCAAATTATTAAAACAAAAGAAGGCATTAAAAAAACATCAGGTGTCTTCATTATGGTGAAAGAAGATAAAAAGTTTGTCTTTGCAGATTGTGCCATTAATATTTCACCAACAAGTGAAGAGTTAGCTGAAATTGCTGTTGCAACAGCAGAAACAGCAAAAGTATTTGACATCGATCCGAAAGTAGCAATGTTAAGCTTTTCAACGAAAGGATCTGCTTCATCAATTGAAACGAAAAAAGTATCAGAAGCGACAAAACTAGCACAAGAAGCTCGTCCGGATTTAGTGATAGATGGTGAATTTCAATTTGATGCAGCGTTTGTTCCAGCAGTGGCGCAAAAGAAAGCGCCTGATTCCCCATTAAAAGGGGAAGCGAATGTGTTTATTTTCCCAAGTTTAGAATCAGGAAACTTAGGTTATAAAATCGCGCAACGCCTTGGTGGATATGAAGCAATTGGCCCAATTTTACAAGGGTTAAATCGACCGGTTAATGACTTATCTCGCGGTTGTAATGTGAAAGATGTATATAAACTTGCTTTAATAACAGCAATGCAGTCGATCAATCAAAAAGTGATTGGTTAG
- a CDS encoding DUF5327 family protein, with the protein MNISIQSIVAKVEAEVQKLKKATEQGNQQAIREHAAVIKAYSELLQDNEESRQPTPVGEGKSISKVVPSPVVDVDEKESLFDF; encoded by the coding sequence ATGAACATTTCGATCCAATCGATTGTAGCTAAAGTAGAAGCAGAAGTTCAAAAATTAAAGAAAGCAACGGAGCAAGGGAATCAACAAGCCATTCGTGAACATGCGGCAGTCATCAAAGCTTATTCTGAATTATTACAAGACAATGAGGAATCGCGCCAGCCTACCCCGGTAGGAGAAGGAAAGTCGATATCGAAAGTTGTTCCCTCCCCAGTAGTAGATGTTGACGAAAAAGAAAGTTTATTTGATTTTTAA